In Helicobacter ibis, a genomic segment contains:
- the rpe gene encoding ribulose-phosphate 3-epimerase produces MLVAPSILSADFGNLQRDIEIICKNCDLVHIDVMDGHFVPNLTIGPIVIESVAKVATKPLDIHLMVQNNSFFVDLFAKYKPKYISFHIEEEKHANSLVQKIRNYGISPAIVLNPHTNIDSIKYLIEYIDMVLVMSVNPGFGGQRFIPNTIDKIKELKDLIERINPQCLIEVDGGVNNQNVEELKKAGVDIVVAGSYVFSGNYNQKIESLKV; encoded by the coding sequence ATGCTAGTGGCACCAAGTATTCTATCGGCTGATTTTGGAAATCTACAAAGAGATATAGAGATTATTTGCAAAAATTGTGATTTAGTACATATAGATGTTATGGATGGACACTTTGTCCCAAACCTTACAATAGGTCCTATAGTAATAGAATCAGTAGCAAAAGTAGCCACAAAACCACTAGATATACATTTGATGGTGCAAAATAATAGCTTTTTTGTTGATTTATTTGCAAAATATAAACCAAAATACATATCATTCCACATAGAAGAAGAAAAACACGCAAACTCTCTAGTGCAAAAAATACGAAACTATGGAATCTCCCCTGCAATAGTTCTAAATCCACACACAAACATAGATAGCATAAAATATCTAATAGAATATATTGATATGGTGCTTGTAATGAGCGTAAATCCAGGATTTGGAGGACAAAGATTTATACCAAATACAATTGATAAAATAAAAGAATTAAAAGATTTAATAGAAAGAATAAATCCGCAATGTTTAATCGAAGTAGATGGTGGCGTAAATAATCAAAATGTAGAGGAACTAAAAAAAGCAGGAGTGGATATTGTTGTGGCTGGTAGCTATGTATTTAGCGGAAATTACAATCAAAAAATAGAAAGCCTAAAAGTATAA
- a CDS encoding class 1 fructose-bisphosphatase, which yields MENNFKYDIEIIFDTIKLASVEIFDLLKNSMGEYTSTQNSTGDMQLKVDVLSDEVIIKHFKNLSIVKQICSEEQESIISISQNGKYSIAYDPLDGSSLMGANLSVGSIFGVYDGDFLPENIVASAYVVYGMVIGIGFASNACDGVSYHVYNGKEFVYKKTLSLNNSGKINATGGTQKNWSTSHKEKIESLFNRGYRLRYSGGMVPDLHHILVKGGGLFSYPATSDAPNGKLRMLFEVFPFAYIFDKAGGDSTNGKDSILSLKPRNLHDTTPCFFGSKEEIEFVREK from the coding sequence ATGGAAAATAACTTTAAATATGATATTGAAATTATATTTGATACAATAAAACTTGCTAGTGTTGAAATTTTTGATTTATTAAAAAATAGCATGGGAGAATACACTAGCACACAGAATTCTACTGGCGATATGCAACTTAAAGTCGATGTTCTATCTGATGAAGTAATAATTAAGCATTTTAAGAATTTAAGCATTGTTAAGCAAATATGTAGCGAAGAGCAAGAAAGTATTATTAGTATAAGTCAAAATGGAAAATATAGCATAGCTTATGATCCTTTAGATGGCTCTTCTTTAATGGGTGCCAATTTAAGTGTTGGAAGTATTTTTGGTGTTTATGATGGAGATTTTCTGCCAGAAAATATAGTAGCAAGTGCATATGTGGTGTATGGTATGGTTATTGGAATAGGGTTTGCTTCTAATGCTTGTGATGGCGTTAGCTACCATGTATATAATGGCAAAGAATTTGTGTATAAAAAAACACTGAGTTTAAATAATAGTGGCAAAATAAACGCAACAGGTGGCACTCAAAAAAATTGGAGCACATCGCATAAAGAAAAGATCGAATCTTTGTTTAATCGTGGATATAGATTAAGGTATAGTGGAGGAATGGTACCTGATTTACATCATATATTAGTTAAAGGCGGAGGATTATTTTCATATCCTGCTACAAGCGATGCTCCAAATGGTAAGCTTAGAATGCTATTTGAGGTTTTTCCATTTGCATATATATTTGATAAAGCAGGTGGGGATTCTACTAATGGCAAAGATTCTATTTTGTCATTAAAGCCAAGGAATCTGCATGATACAACACCTTGCTTTTTTGGTAGCAAAGAGGAGATAGAATTTGTTAGAGAAAAATAA
- the metG gene encoding methionine--tRNA ligase, with product MEVVLNSKFYVTTPIYYVNDKPHIGHAYTTIISDTLARYHSLCGDEVFFLTGTDEHGQKIEQSAKKNNENPSEYVDKVASKFKDMWDSFNISYDKFIRTSEVEHKNSVKNAFIKMFNKGDIYKGEYEGNYCISCESFVMNAILCPDCGKELVKLKEESYFFKLSAYEDRLLKFYDENPNFILPTYRKKEVINFIKNGLEDLSITRTSFKWGVEIPNEVAQMSDKEHVVYVWLDALMNYLSALGYENNLESKMEFFPPDIQLVGKDILKFHAIYWPAFLMSLDLPLPKHIAAHGWWTKDGAKMSKSIGNVVNPSEVVSEFGLDVFRYFLLREVPFGQDGDFSQRAIVERSNADLSNVLGNLLNRLLGMGEKYFDNNLDSLSFASAYEVELKEVEDSINIAREYIFKVELHNYLESIWRIFDLANLTITKKEPWKLIKENKYNEVAELLVFISNTLIKGAYMLYPCMPASAKKILSVFSLGDDGFGRFVVNKEILTSVKLNHIPPLFPRLEVKEEIKQEIKSEAKLEPLSIENVIDRDYFMNIDIKVGTIIEVEVLPKSEKLLKLRVDLGETRPRQIIAGIKLYYEPQELIGMQVCVLANLKPAKLMGEISEGMILAVKDDSGLSVITPHKVAQNGSKIS from the coding sequence ATGGAGGTAGTTTTGAATTCTAAGTTTTATGTTACAACACCTATTTATTATGTCAATGATAAGCCTCATATAGGACATGCTTATACTACTATCATTAGCGATACACTAGCTAGGTATCATAGTCTATGTGGAGATGAAGTATTTTTCTTAACTGGGACAGATGAGCATGGGCAAAAAATTGAGCAATCGGCTAAGAAAAACAATGAAAATCCTAGTGAATATGTAGATAAGGTGGCTTCTAAATTTAAAGATATGTGGGATAGTTTTAATATAAGCTATGATAAGTTTATAAGAACTAGCGAAGTTGAGCATAAAAATAGTGTTAAAAACGCATTTATAAAAATGTTTAACAAGGGTGATATTTATAAAGGAGAATATGAAGGTAATTATTGTATTTCTTGTGAATCTTTTGTTATGAATGCTATCTTATGCCCTGATTGTGGTAAGGAATTAGTAAAATTAAAAGAAGAGAGCTATTTCTTTAAGCTTAGTGCGTATGAAGATAGACTTTTAAAGTTCTATGATGAGAATCCTAATTTTATCTTGCCAACTTATCGTAAAAAAGAAGTTATCAATTTTATAAAAAATGGTTTAGAAGATTTATCAATTACTAGAACTAGCTTTAAGTGGGGTGTAGAGATTCCTAATGAAGTGGCTCAAATGAGTGATAAAGAGCATGTTGTCTATGTGTGGCTAGATGCATTGATGAACTATTTAAGTGCACTTGGATATGAAAATAACTTGGAATCTAAAATGGAATTTTTCCCACCTGATATACAACTTGTAGGTAAGGATATTCTAAAGTTCCATGCAATTTATTGGCCTGCATTTTTGATGAGTCTTGATTTGCCTCTACCAAAGCATATAGCAGCACATGGCTGGTGGACTAAAGATGGTGCTAAGATGAGTAAAAGTATAGGTAATGTGGTGAATCCTAGCGAAGTGGTTAGCGAATTTGGATTAGATGTATTTAGATATTTCTTGCTTAGAGAAGTGCCATTTGGGCAAGATGGAGACTTTTCTCAAAGGGCAATTGTTGAGAGGAGTAATGCAGATTTAAGTAATGTGCTTGGTAATCTGCTAAATAGACTTTTGGGAATGGGTGAGAAATATTTTGATAATAATTTAGATTCTTTATCTTTTGCCAGTGCTTATGAGGTAGAGTTAAAAGAGGTAGAAGATTCAATTAATATAGCTAGAGAATATATTTTTAAAGTTGAATTACATAATTATTTAGAAAGCATTTGGAGAATCTTTGATCTAGCAAATTTGACAATCACAAAAAAAGAGCCGTGGAAACTCATAAAAGAGAACAAGTATAATGAGGTAGCAGAATTGTTGGTTTTTATATCAAATACATTAATTAAAGGTGCTTACATGCTATATCCTTGTATGCCTGCTTCTGCTAAGAAAATTTTGTCAGTTTTTTCATTAGGTGATGATGGATTTGGTAGATTTGTTGTTAATAAAGAGATTCTAACTTCTGTAAAATTAAATCATATACCACCACTATTCCCAAGACTAGAGGTAAAAGAAGAAATAAAACAAGAGATAAAGTCAGAAGCAAAATTAGAGCCATTAAGTATAGAAAATGTCATAGATAGAGATTATTTTATGAATATTGATATTAAAGTTGGCACTATAATAGAGGTTGAAGTATTGCCAAAAAGTGAGAAGCTACTAAAACTTAGAGTTGATTTAGGAGAAACAAGACCAAGACAGATTATTGCTGGAATCAAGCTTTACTATGAGCCACAAGAATTAATCGGTATGCAAGTATGTGTGCTAGCAAATCTAAAACCAGCTAAGCTAATGGGAGAGATTAGTGAAGGAATGATACTAGCAGTTAAAGATGATAGCGGATTATCTGTGATTACTCCGCATAAAGTGGCACAAAATGGAAGCAAGATAAGCTAA
- a CDS encoding NifB/NifX family molybdenum-iron cluster-binding protein: MKIAIPVYDDSLRIFTNTGHTPFFAIFEQVGSGMFKKIDFVELRHNPRGNVEASEGCSHNDSDMSEEEQIAHKLEHNILGEIIKDCQVVLVKKACKNTAKVFNEYGIKICKIETNCLNAKDSFVYIK, encoded by the coding sequence ATGAAAATTGCAATACCAGTATATGACGATAGTCTAAGAATCTTTACAAACACGGGGCATACACCATTTTTTGCCATTTTTGAGCAAGTTGGTTCTGGAATGTTTAAAAAGATTGATTTCGTTGAATTAAGGCATAACCCTAGAGGTAATGTAGAGGCTAGTGAAGGTTGTTCTCATAATGATTCAGATATGAGCGAAGAAGAGCAAATAGCGCATAAACTAGAACATAATATCTTAGGTGAGATAATTAAAGATTGTCAAGTTGTGCTTGTAAAGAAGGCTTGTAAAAACACAGCAAAAGTATTTAATGAATATGGCATTAAAATATGTAAAATAGAAACTAATTGTTTGAATGCAAAAGATTCGTTTGTGTATATAAAATAA
- a CDS encoding GNAT family protein gives MKINTHNYAPYEGRFVNLREAEIEDSSFILSLRTDVKKSRYLHKTQNSLDNQAQYMQRYKTLNNEWYFIVISKEQKRLGTISIYPHEILIPHWNNQKNIDSDNLKAIGIGRWIMSDEASYVEVLESVCIAKRILFMDFLVDFEPFIAHKDNLKVLQFHKRWGARIVGSSGDLQLLELHRDDYLKNKVKFENMLKEGE, from the coding sequence ATGAAGATAAATACTCACAATTATGCACCATATGAAGGTAGGTTTGTAAATTTAAGAGAAGCAGAAATAGAAGATTCTAGCTTCATTCTTTCTCTACGGACAGACGTTAAAAAATCTAGATATCTACACAAAACACAAAATAGCCTAGATAATCAAGCACAATATATGCAAAGATATAAAACATTGAACAATGAATGGTATTTTATAGTTATTTCTAAAGAACAAAAGAGGCTTGGGACAATTAGTATATATCCACATGAAATACTTATTCCGCATTGGAATAATCAAAAAAATATAGATTCTGACAATCTAAAAGCAATAGGAATTGGACGATGGATTATGAGTGATGAGGCTTCATATGTGGAAGTTTTAGAGAGTGTATGTATTGCAAAGAGAATATTATTTATGGACTTTTTGGTGGATTTTGAGCCGTTTATTGCGCATAAAGATAATTTAAAAGTATTGCAATTTCACAAAAGATGGGGTGCTAGGATAGTTGGGAGTAGTGGAGATTTACAGCTTTTAGAGCTACATAGAGATGATTATTTGAAGAATAAAGTTAAGTTTGAAAATATGTTAAAAGAAGGAGAATAA
- a CDS encoding SDR family NAD(P)-dependent oxidoreductase, translating to MRVVVITGTRKGIGRNLSEYYLNCGYIVCGCSRSKSDLVHENYRHFCLDISDESAVIDMILAIKLEFGKIDILLNNAGIASMNHVITTPYKSVKNIFETNFFGSFLFIREVSKVMINLYRKQYKNSNLSPFRIVNFATIAVPLQLEGEAIYAASKAAIINFTKVCAKELASFGITINAIGPTPIKTDLIKNVPKDKIELLLNAQSIKRFGTFDDICRVIDFFIDSKNDFITGQVIYLGGIND from the coding sequence ATGCGTGTTGTTGTAATTACTGGCACAAGAAAGGGTATTGGTAGAAATCTATCAGAGTATTATCTTAATTGTGGTTATATAGTATGTGGTTGCTCTAGGAGCAAGAGTGATTTGGTGCATGAGAATTATAGGCATTTTTGTTTGGATATTAGCGATGAGAGTGCTGTTATAGATATGATTTTAGCCATAAAATTAGAGTTTGGCAAAATTGATATTTTACTAAATAATGCAGGTATTGCCTCCATGAATCATGTTATAACAACACCATACAAAAGTGTCAAAAATATTTTTGAGACAAATTTTTTTGGCAGTTTTTTATTTATTAGAGAAGTTTCAAAAGTTATGATAAATTTATATAGAAAGCAATATAAAAATAGCAATTTATCTCCATTTAGAATAGTAAATTTTGCAACAATAGCAGTTCCATTACAATTAGAAGGTGAAGCAATATATGCAGCTAGTAAGGCTGCAATTATTAATTTTACTAAGGTTTGTGCAAAAGAGCTTGCAAGTTTTGGCATTACTATTAATGCAATAGGACCAACACCAATAAAGACGGATTTGATAAAAAATGTACCAAAAGACAAAATAGAACTTCTATTAAATGCTCAATCCATAAAAAGATTCGGAACTTTTGATGATATTTGTAGAGTAATCGATTTTTTTATAGATTCTAAGAATGACTTTATAACAGGTCAAGTTATATACTTAGGCGGGATTAATGATTGA
- a CDS encoding ANL family adenylate-forming protein, translating into MIDFKSPYLNKISQHKKDSIALIFNDTCISYGELLSLVANNIKLLESYSDNVVAIIGDFDIQTISFFLACIETKKVIVPLFSGLNKSDVDSKLYESNASLIYKNGNLKSISSNCKNHKSIDMLLKLGHGGLVLFSSGSTGKPKAILHNLDNLLDSYLDKKNKNINILLFLMFDHIGGLNTLFNALAIGASGIAIQDRKNIEKIVESICKYQISMLPASPSFLNLLLLSGVLLKFDVSSLKIITYGTEKMPTALLDRLKKSMPRVRFHQTFGTSEVGILQTKSYQNAIKLEGVDYKILNNRLYLKSKTQALGYLNVDDHSFDEDGYFDSGDMVETEVINGEEYIRILGRAKEVINVGGEKVLPQEIEGVIMQIDEIQDCLVYGESNAITGQRVSVKVVLESGKNLSNIELKQKIRNFCKDKLDRYKIPTKVEIVSNLNITNRYKKERL; encoded by the coding sequence ATGATTGATTTTAAAAGTCCATATTTAAATAAAATATCACAACATAAAAAAGATTCCATTGCTTTAATTTTTAACGATACTTGTATTAGCTATGGAGAGCTATTATCTTTAGTTGCTAATAATATTAAGCTATTAGAGTCTTATAGTGATAATGTTGTGGCTATTATTGGGGATTTTGACATACAAACTATAAGCTTTTTTTTAGCTTGCATAGAAACCAAAAAAGTTATTGTGCCTCTTTTTAGTGGTTTAAACAAATCGGATGTAGATAGCAAACTATATGAGAGCAATGCTAGTTTGATTTATAAAAATGGCAATTTAAAATCAATATCGTCAAATTGCAAAAATCATAAAAGTATAGATATGTTATTGAAATTAGGACATGGTGGATTAGTGTTGTTCTCTAGTGGTTCAACTGGTAAACCAAAGGCAATTTTGCATAATTTAGATAATTTGCTAGATAGTTATTTAGATAAGAAAAACAAAAATATTAATATTTTATTGTTTTTGATGTTTGATCACATAGGAGGATTGAATACATTGTTTAACGCTCTAGCAATAGGGGCTTCAGGGATAGCTATACAAGATAGAAAAAATATTGAAAAAATAGTAGAGTCGATTTGCAAATATCAAATTTCCATGCTTCCCGCTTCTCCTAGTTTTTTGAATTTGCTTTTATTAAGTGGGGTTCTCTTAAAGTTTGATGTGTCTTCTTTAAAAATTATTACTTATGGCACTGAAAAGATGCCAACAGCTTTGTTGGATAGGCTTAAAAAATCTATGCCAAGAGTTAGGTTTCATCAGACATTTGGGACTAGTGAAGTTGGAATCTTACAAACAAAAAGCTATCAAAATGCAATCAAGCTAGAAGGTGTTGATTATAAAATTTTAAATAACAGGTTGTATTTGAAATCAAAAACACAAGCTTTAGGGTATCTAAATGTCGATGATCATAGTTTTGATGAAGATGGATATTTTGATAGTGGAGATATGGTAGAGACGGAAGTAATTAATGGAGAAGAGTATATAAGGATTCTAGGTAGGGCAAAAGAAGTTATAAATGTAGGTGGAGAAAAGGTATTACCACAAGAAATTGAAGGGGTGATTATGCAAATAGATGAAATACAGGATTGTTTAGTATATGGTGAATCTAATGCAATAACTGGTCAGAGAGTTAGTGTAAAGGTCGTATTAGAAAGTGGCAAAAATCTAAGTAATATAGAGTTAAAACAAAAAATAAGAAATTTTTGTAAAGATAAACTTGACAGATATAAAATCCCAACAAAAGTCGAAATAGTAAGCAATCTTAATATAACCAACAGATATAAAAAGGAAAGACTGTAA
- a CDS encoding flagellar hook-basal body protein, with amino-acid sequence MQGGYYSSVGGMVTQINRLDVISNNIANANTTGFKRDDVVVGDFLRLYEQSKDFLPIDDQTKDAAKFYNRSLNRVPQIVEEFTDRSLGGMIKTDNTFDFALSRENAYFMIETPNGIRFTRDGSFVLNEEGRLVNKEGFPVLPREYLDAPQYIEFIDGYQVEVDTNGNIYTRSLNNEEINEAIMISNLAVASFENPKYLKKVGDNLYEYPQAKLNQLEMLEQSGAVRQGFLEKSNINVVYEMTGLIETNRLVEAYSKVLKTHMDELNTEAITKLAAKA; translated from the coding sequence ATGCAAGGCGGATATTATAGTTCTGTTGGCGGAATGGTAACGCAGATAAATCGTCTAGATGTTATTTCAAATAACATTGCAAATGCTAATACAACTGGATTTAAAAGAGATGATGTTGTAGTTGGTGATTTTTTGCGACTTTATGAACAAAGTAAAGATTTTTTGCCAATAGATGATCAAACTAAAGATGCAGCCAAGTTTTACAATAGATCCTTAAATCGTGTTCCTCAAATCGTAGAAGAATTTACAGATAGAAGTCTTGGCGGAATGATTAAAACTGATAATACATTTGATTTTGCTCTATCTAGAGAGAATGCGTATTTTATGATTGAAACTCCAAATGGAATTAGATTTACAAGAGATGGATCTTTTGTTTTAAATGAGGAGGGCAGGTTGGTAAATAAGGAAGGATTCCCAGTTTTACCAAGAGAATACCTAGATGCTCCACAATATATAGAATTTATCGATGGCTATCAAGTTGAAGTTGATACTAACGGGAATATCTATACTAGATCATTAAACAATGAAGAAATAAATGAAGCTATAATGATTTCAAATTTAGCGGTTGCTTCATTTGAGAATCCAAAATACTTAAAAAAAGTTGGTGATAACTTATATGAGTATCCACAAGCTAAATTAAATCAGCTTGAAATGCTAGAGCAAAGTGGAGCAGTAAGGCAAGGATTCCTAGAAAAAAGCAATATAAATGTTGTTTATGAGATGACAGGGTTGATTGAGACAAATAGGTTGGTTGAAGCTTATTCAAAAGTTCTAAAAACACATATGGATGAGCTAAATACTGAAGCAATTACAAAATTAGCAGCTAAAGCATAA
- the flgG gene encoding flagellar basal-body rod protein FlgG: protein MMRALYTATTGMLGQQLQIDVTSNNISNVNTHGYRKERAEFSDLFHQVLQYAGSSTSETTTSPTGIEVGLGVRPTSVQKLFGQGNFKETENNYDIAIEGNGFFQIELPDGTIAYTRDGAFKRDNEGNVVNSQGYLLVPNITVPDDATQFSVGTDGTVTVVQGNETTELGQIETVNFINPAGLHALGDNLYLNTNASGDPIVGTPGLNGFGTLRQGFIETSNVKLVEEMTDLIVGQRAYEANSKSIQTADSMLQVVNQLKRN, encoded by the coding sequence ATGATGAGAGCACTTTATACAGCAACAACAGGTATGTTAGGACAACAATTACAAATAGATGTAACTTCAAATAATATCTCAAATGTAAATACTCATGGATACAGAAAAGAAAGGGCAGAGTTTTCAGATTTGTTTCATCAAGTTTTACAATACGCTGGATCTAGCACTAGCGAGACTACTACATCTCCAACTGGAATTGAAGTTGGTCTTGGTGTGCGTCCTACTTCTGTGCAAAAATTATTTGGTCAAGGTAATTTTAAAGAAACAGAGAATAACTATGATATAGCAATTGAAGGGAATGGATTCTTTCAAATAGAGCTTCCAGATGGAACTATTGCCTATACTAGAGATGGTGCTTTCAAAAGAGATAATGAAGGAAATGTTGTTAATTCGCAAGGGTACTTGTTGGTTCCTAATATAACAGTGCCTGATGATGCTACGCAATTTAGTGTTGGGACAGATGGAACTGTAACGGTTGTGCAAGGCAATGAAACAACCGAACTGGGTCAAATAGAAACAGTGAATTTCATTAATCCTGCTGGTTTGCATGCACTTGGGGATAATTTATATTTAAATACAAATGCTTCTGGTGATCCTATTGTTGGAACTCCTGGGCTAAATGGATTTGGAACTCTAAGACAAGGGTTTATAGAGACAAGCAATGTAAAATTGGTTGAAGAAATGACTGACTTGATTGTTGGACAAAGGGCTTATGAGGCAAACTCAAAATCGATTCAAACAGCAGATTCAATGTTACAAGTTGTAAATCAATTGAAGCGTAATTAA
- a CDS encoding Fur family transcriptional regulator gives MFEQILKNGNLKVTPQRMAILQEINTKGHISIDEIYENIKKNHPSMSLATIYKNLTSMQEVKIIDEVKLPNQKPRYELTKRPHIHLVCERCGMIKDIHLEEAIDNLKQSCEKETGYKIQDSSIALLGICKECES, from the coding sequence ATGTTTGAACAAATTTTAAAAAACGGAAATTTAAAAGTTACTCCACAAAGAATGGCAATTCTACAAGAAATAAATACCAAAGGACATATAAGTATAGATGAGATATATGAAAATATCAAAAAAAATCACCCATCAATGTCTTTAGCTACAATTTATAAGAATCTAACATCAATGCAAGAAGTAAAAATAATTGACGAAGTAAAACTACCAAACCAAAAACCAAGATATGAGCTAACAAAAAGGCCACATATACATTTGGTATGTGAAAGGTGCGGAATGATAAAAGATATACACTTAGAAGAAGCAATAGACAATCTAAAGCAAAGTTGCGAAAAAGAAACAGGCTATAAGATTCAAGATAGCTCGATTGCCCTACTTGGAATCTGCAAAGAATGCGAATCTTAA
- the ffh gene encoding signal recognition particle protein, with product MFSAIQDGFQNAINKIRFHDDEKALKKALDELKKALLKSDVHYKVLKELLSDVEQKTKSAGIGKKSFLDSLQSSLTNILNAPGNYGFIFASKPPTIILMSGLQGSGKTTTTIKLANYLKLKGKKVLVAACDLQRLAAVEQLRQLSSQAEVDFFYIENTTAVDIAKEAKKKAEQGLYDVLLVDTAGRLAIDEALMNELEDIKNSINPNEIFYVVDSLSGQDGVKSAGLFHEKIKLDGVILSKFDGDSKGGIALSIAHQLGIPLRFIGVGEKIPDLEVFIPDRIVSRLMGAGDIQSLAEKTASIISEKEAKNLSKKIKKGKFTFNDFLAQLENLKKLGSMQSILSMVPGLSNMSSALKDVDLDNSKEINQIKAMIFSMTPKERENPELLNGSRKKRIAAGAGIDVSDVNRFLKQFENAAKMAKKFSKGGMGDFMNLMKEARMGQLRR from the coding sequence TTGTTTAGTGCTATACAAGATGGTTTTCAAAACGCTATAAATAAGATTAGATTCCATGATGATGAAAAGGCATTAAAAAAGGCTTTAGATGAGCTTAAAAAGGCATTGTTAAAGTCAGATGTGCATTATAAAGTTTTAAAAGAATTGCTAAGTGATGTTGAGCAAAAAACTAAAAGTGCTGGAATTGGCAAGAAGTCTTTTTTAGATTCTTTACAATCATCTTTAACAAATATACTAAATGCACCGGGCAATTATGGATTTATCTTTGCTTCTAAACCACCAACTATCATACTTATGTCAGGTCTTCAAGGAAGCGGTAAGACAACTACAACGATAAAATTAGCCAATTATTTAAAGCTAAAAGGAAAGAAGGTTTTAGTTGCCGCTTGTGATTTGCAAAGACTAGCAGCAGTTGAGCAGCTAAGGCAGTTAAGCTCTCAAGCTGAAGTTGATTTTTTTTATATCGAAAATACAACTGCAGTTGATATTGCAAAAGAGGCTAAAAAGAAAGCAGAACAAGGTTTGTATGACGTCTTGCTTGTAGATACTGCCGGTAGATTGGCTATTGATGAAGCATTGATGAATGAGTTAGAAGATATAAAAAATAGTATAAATCCTAATGAAATATTTTATGTAGTGGATAGTTTAAGTGGTCAAGATGGTGTAAAGAGTGCTGGTTTATTCCATGAGAAAATCAAACTAGATGGAGTAATTTTAAGCAAGTTTGATGGAGATAGCAAGGGTGGCATTGCACTATCAATCGCTCATCAATTAGGAATCCCTCTTAGATTTATAGGTGTTGGGGAGAAGATTCCTGATTTAGAAGTCTTTATCCCAGATAGGATTGTAAGTAGGCTAATGGGAGCAGGTGATATTCAGTCTCTTGCTGAAAAAACTGCATCTATTATAAGCGAGAAAGAAGCAAAGAATCTTAGTAAAAAAATAAAAAAAGGAAAATTTACCTTTAATGATTTTCTAGCACAGCTTGAGAATCTAAAAAAATTAGGCTCTATGCAATCTATATTATCTATGGTTCCGGGATTGTCAAATATGTCTAGTGCTTTAAAAGATGTTGATTTAGATAATTCTAAAGAGATAAATCAAATAAAGGCTATGATCTTCTCTATGACGCCTAAGGAGAGGGAGAATCCAGAACTACTAAATGGAAGTAGAAAAAAAAGAATTGCAGCTGGAGCGGGCATTGATGTTAGTGATGTAAATAGATTTCTAAAGCAGTTTGAAAACGCTGCTAAGATGGCAAAAAAATTCTCAAAAGGTGGTATGGGAGATTTTATGAATCTTATGAAAGAAGCTAGAATGGGGCAGCTTAGACGATAA
- the rpsP gene encoding 30S ribosomal protein S16: MATVIRLTKMGRKKKPFYRIVVTDSRKKRDGGWIESIGYYNPLTEPSTVKFDADRLKYWVSVGAKMSERVKTITK; encoded by the coding sequence ATGGCAACAGTTATTCGTTTAACTAAAATGGGACGCAAGAAAAAGCCTTTTTATAGAATTGTAGTTACAGATAGTAGAAAAAAAAGAGATGGTGGTTGGATAGAATCTATTGGTTATTACAATCCTCTAACAGAGCCTTCTACTGTTAAGTTTGATGCTGATAGATTGAAATATTGGGTTAGTGTTGGCGCTAAAATGAGTGAAAGAGTTAAAACAATTACAAAATAA
- a CDS encoding KH domain-containing protein: protein MIDKFILSYVQKIVLEPEKVKIVKRVIEDNFYEIEILASSVDAGRLIGKDGKMIGAMKTFISGLKAKDGSSYRIVVKPV from the coding sequence ATGATAGACAAATTTATTTTATCTTATGTTCAAAAGATAGTCTTAGAACCAGAAAAAGTAAAAATTGTAAAGCGTGTCATAGAAGATAATTTTTACGAAATTGAGATTCTAGCCTCTAGCGTTGATGCTGGGCGCTTGATCGGTAAAGATGGTAAAATGATAGGTGCTATGAAGACATTTATCTCTGGGCTAAAGGCTAAAGATGGTAGCTCATATAGAATAGTAGTAAAGCCAGTATAA